The following proteins are encoded in a genomic region of Bacteroidales bacterium:
- a CDS encoding mechanosensitive ion channel → MKINTVSFAAVLLALFSFACTLTAQDLLSRDKTEEADSSMVQPFPAIDISKELGNSGTLINASLKKQLSPELMDAFTSESDSLLSLFNNFLGDSSTIRLEAAGRRQLDLVTQRARFHLSQLEPFQESLIKVTGELENELSLLENNRQRWQLTLEQPAGDEAVVSREERIQATLRRIDSVRVLLQDDLVSILGIQDRLTEMRVNLQQVLERVRDQKTVLGETLFKRDMPGLFRDLGNLKNRGQIRLHTEKFRQSMRTDLELLKSGYTGSMLTSLLLFSALLAFLIWFRKNYSRLISGGRLELSKEHRIIINAPLASAIFLTSLMVRLLVPDLPDTFNDLNLLVVIFSMTVLMIRIYGARFRLWIVVLVVAASFNTLYELAYHPGILLRILLIAIGLTSIWLFAWVYRRQPFEGLIKNTLLYRFFRTLVAVFLILEFLALIANLAGAFRLAEFFTLLPLQITILAIAIQILTRLADTLIFLILSGNYLQKLNVIRDEFAVIHRKSLWLADLILLLIFLSISLDLLRIKDAVFEWGRGVFTNGFSLGEITISLGNILIFFFVIWLSIMITKMMRHVLEKDVFTRVKTSKGMPGTIVLLLRIALISLGFVLAARVAGMELTNLSIVLGAFSVGIGFGLQNIFNNLVSGLILAFERPINVGDVVQVGELMGTVKSIGLRSSTVHSFDGAEVVVPNGNLISNEMINWTLSDSFRRMDIRAGVAYGTDPERVLAIMTELAANHELVMKDPPPRAYFIEFGDSSLNFRLLAWVHMENRLEVESDLLVGINRRLAEEGIEIPFPQRDLHIRSDATKEPG, encoded by the coding sequence ATGAAAATAAATACTGTCTCCTTCGCTGCCGTACTCCTGGCTCTTTTTTCATTTGCCTGCACTTTGACTGCCCAGGACCTCCTTTCCCGGGATAAAACGGAAGAGGCAGACAGTTCCATGGTACAGCCCTTTCCGGCCATCGATATAAGCAAAGAGCTGGGTAACTCCGGCACCCTGATCAACGCATCCCTGAAAAAACAGCTGTCGCCGGAGCTCATGGACGCTTTTACCAGCGAATCGGACTCCCTTCTAAGCCTGTTCAACAACTTTCTTGGCGATTCATCGACCATCCGGCTGGAAGCTGCTGGCAGAAGACAGCTGGACCTGGTCACTCAGCGCGCCCGGTTTCATCTCAGTCAGCTGGAGCCCTTTCAGGAAAGTCTTATAAAAGTTACGGGGGAGCTTGAAAATGAACTGAGCCTGCTGGAAAATAACAGGCAAAGGTGGCAGCTTACCCTGGAACAGCCGGCCGGGGATGAGGCGGTCGTTTCGAGGGAGGAACGTATCCAGGCCACCCTCCGGCGGATCGATTCGGTCAGGGTCCTGCTTCAGGACGATTTGGTATCTATCCTGGGTATCCAGGACCGGCTTACAGAGATGCGGGTCAATCTCCAGCAGGTCCTGGAGAGGGTGAGGGACCAGAAGACCGTGCTGGGAGAAACTCTTTTCAAACGGGATATGCCCGGCCTTTTCAGGGACCTTGGAAACCTGAAAAACCGGGGCCAGATCCGCCTGCATACCGAAAAGTTCAGACAATCGATGAGAACCGACCTGGAGCTGCTAAAATCGGGTTATACAGGTTCTATGCTTACCTCGCTTTTGCTTTTTTCAGCGCTTCTTGCCTTTTTGATATGGTTCAGGAAGAACTATTCCCGCCTGATCAGCGGCGGACGGCTGGAATTGTCCAAAGAACACCGGATCATTATCAATGCCCCTTTAGCTTCCGCCATTTTCCTGACGAGCCTGATGGTCCGTTTGCTGGTCCCCGATCTGCCCGATACCTTTAACGACCTCAATCTGCTGGTGGTGATCTTCTCCATGACTGTTCTGATGATCCGGATCTACGGAGCCAGGTTCAGACTATGGATCGTGGTGCTGGTGGTGGCAGCCAGTTTTAATACCCTGTATGAGCTGGCCTATCATCCGGGGATCCTGCTCAGGATCCTGCTGATAGCCATCGGTCTGACTTCCATCTGGCTGTTTGCATGGGTTTACCGGCGCCAGCCTTTTGAAGGATTGATCAAGAACACTCTTTTATACCGGTTTTTCAGGACACTGGTGGCCGTATTCCTGATCCTGGAATTCCTGGCCCTGATTGCCAACCTGGCCGGTGCCTTCCGGCTGGCCGAGTTTTTCACGCTGCTTCCCCTGCAGATCACCATCCTGGCCATTGCCATTCAGATCCTGACCCGCTTGGCCGATACCTTAATCTTCCTGATTCTTTCCGGCAACTATCTTCAGAAACTGAACGTGATCAGGGATGAGTTTGCAGTAATCCACCGGAAATCGCTATGGCTCGCAGACTTGATCCTCCTGCTGATCTTTCTCTCCATTTCACTGGATTTATTAAGGATCAAAGATGCGGTATTTGAATGGGGAAGAGGCGTCTTTACCAACGGTTTCAGTCTGGGGGAGATAACGATTTCGCTGGGTAATATCCTGATCTTCTTCTTTGTCATCTGGCTCTCTATTATGATTACCAAGATGATGAGACATGTCCTGGAGAAGGATGTGTTTACCAGGGTGAAAACGTCCAAAGGAATGCCCGGCACCATTGTACTCTTATTGCGGATTGCGCTGATTTCCCTCGGATTCGTTCTGGCTGCCCGGGTAGCCGGAATGGAACTGACCAATCTTTCCATTGTACTGGGAGCCTTCTCGGTGGGGATAGGTTTTGGCCTGCAAAACATCTTTAATAACCTGGTATCGGGACTGATCCTGGCCTTTGAACGACCCATTAATGTGGGCGATGTGGTACAGGTGGGCGAACTGATGGGTACGGTCAAATCCATTGGCCTTCGCTCCAGTACCGTGCATAGCTTCGACGGGGCGGAGGTGGTGGTGCCCAATGGCAACCTGATCTCCAACGAGATGATCAACTGGACCCTCTCCGATTCGTTCCGCCGTATGGATATCCGGGCCGGGGTGGCCTATGGGACCGATCCGGAGCGTGTGCTGGCTATAATGACCGAGCTTGCCGCAAACCACGAACTGGTAATGAAGGACCCCCCTCCCAGGGCCTATTTTATTGAGTTTGGCGACAGCTCACTGAATTTCAGACTACTGGCCTGGGTGCACATGGAAAACCGCCTGGAGGTGGAGAGCGACCTGCTTGTGGGGATCAACCGAAGACTGGCCGAAGAGGGCATCGAGATCCCCTTCCCGCAGCGCGATCTGCATATCCGTTCCGATGCCACCAAAGAACCGGGATAG
- a CDS encoding serpin family protein, translating into MKTVKSYKRPAFLFSLLILALITWPSCEKAEPMEKEAKKIVLNKKAAEILQADRQFAFELFKEVHGLSGEENLMISPLSTSYALGMTLNGAAGDTREAFRQVLHFDGLSDQEVNESYQDLMAQLVTLDNQVQFSIANSIWYKPGYRVLEDFISTNREYFDAAVEELDFADPEAVDIINGWIEDKTNDKIREMLDYIPGDAVMYLINAIYFNATWKYQFDTEESFENDFHLEEGGTHRCDFMQVEGTFNYTSQEGFKAVELPYGDSAFSMVVLLPEAGISINSLVDELNAESWDTWFNTSYPANILIQLPKFKYGFKSLLNDPLIDLGLGIAFNESADFTHITPGGGIFISRVIHQTFIDVNEEGTEAAAATIVEMVESTAPRGPLTFRADKPFLYVIRENSTGALLFMGKVGRPEYESD; encoded by the coding sequence GTGAAAACAGTCAAATCATATAAGAGGCCGGCCTTCCTTTTTTCGCTCTTGATCCTGGCCCTGATCACCTGGCCCTCCTGCGAGAAGGCGGAGCCCATGGAGAAAGAAGCCAAAAAGATCGTACTGAACAAGAAGGCCGCCGAGATCCTGCAGGCCGACCGCCAGTTTGCCTTTGAACTTTTCAAAGAGGTCCATGGGCTCAGCGGGGAGGAGAACCTGATGATCTCCCCGCTCAGCACCTCCTATGCTTTGGGAATGACCCTGAACGGGGCCGCCGGGGATACCAGGGAAGCTTTCCGGCAGGTGTTGCATTTTGACGGGCTGAGCGACCAGGAGGTGAATGAAAGTTACCAGGACCTGATGGCGCAGCTGGTCACCCTGGATAATCAGGTGCAGTTCAGCATTGCCAACAGCATCTGGTACAAACCGGGGTACCGGGTCCTGGAGGACTTTATTTCCACCAACCGGGAGTACTTCGATGCCGCAGTGGAGGAGCTCGATTTCGCGGATCCGGAGGCGGTGGATATCATCAATGGCTGGATCGAGGATAAAACCAATGACAAGATCCGGGAAATGCTCGATTATATCCCGGGAGATGCGGTCATGTACCTGATCAATGCCATTTATTTCAATGCCACCTGGAAGTACCAGTTTGATACGGAGGAAAGCTTTGAGAACGATTTCCACCTGGAGGAAGGAGGCACGCACCGCTGCGATTTCATGCAGGTGGAAGGAACCTTCAATTATACCAGCCAGGAGGGTTTCAAAGCGGTTGAACTGCCTTACGGCGACAGTGCCTTCAGCATGGTGGTCCTCCTGCCGGAAGCCGGGATAAGCATCAACAGCCTGGTGGATGAGCTGAATGCAGAAAGCTGGGATACCTGGTTTAACACCTCCTACCCTGCCAATATCCTGATCCAGCTTCCCAAATTCAAATACGGATTCAAATCGCTGCTGAACGATCCGCTGATCGATTTGGGACTGGGGATCGCATTTAACGAGAGTGCCGATTTCACTCACATCACCCCCGGGGGCGGCATCTTTATTTCGCGGGTGATCCACCAGACCTTCATCGATGTCAACGAGGAGGGGACCGAGGCGGCAGCGGCCACCATCGTGGAGATGGTCGAGTCAACCGCGCCCCGTGGCCCCCTCACCTTCCGGGCCGACAAACCCTTCCTCTACGTGATCAGGGAAAACTCCACCGGGGCCCTCCTGTTCATGGGCAAAGTGGGGAGACCGGAGTACGAATCGGACTGA
- a CDS encoding T9SS type A sorting domain-containing protein, translating to MRLKRLKLCIVFLSGIGLTMNLQAQNAIPATGGNASGSSGSVSYTIGQVFYATHTSTNNSLAEGVQQPYEISVVVGIEQARDISLICTVYPNPATDLLTLELESPDNENMFFLLYDIMGKLLVSKKLIDIKTTISMANLAPSTYLLKVADNERIIKTFKIIKTR from the coding sequence ATGCGACTAAAACGATTAAAACTATGTATTGTATTCTTGTCAGGAATCGGACTAACAATGAATTTGCAGGCTCAAAATGCCATTCCGGCCACAGGGGGTAATGCTTCGGGCAGCAGTGGTTCAGTGAGCTATACCATTGGTCAGGTATTCTATGCTACCCATACATCCACAAATAATTCTCTGGCTGAAGGAGTACAACAACCTTACGAGATTTCGGTTGTAGTTGGAATTGAACAGGCCAGAGACATATCCTTAATATGTACGGTATATCCAAATCCTGCGACTGATCTGCTGACCCTGGAACTTGAAAGCCCTGACAACGAAAACATGTTCTTTCTGCTTTATGATATCATGGGAAAGCTGTTGGTCAGTAAAAAACTGATAGACATCAAGACCACTATTTCAATGGCAAATCTCGCTCCATCCACTTATCTTCTGAAAGTCGCTGACAATGAGAGAATAATTAAAACATTTAAAATCATCAAAACCCGATAA
- a CDS encoding CocE/NonD family hydrolase, which produces MKTILTRSNRICLFILLMAWPFPGAVHARLPVPDAPSEPDFTVREEMVPMRDGVRLYTLILEPAEPAGPLPVLLLRTPYNANQAPGDLSASSLRVVLGTQFLGPDYIYVFQDIRGRYRSEGEYFMYRPPMGPFNRTSTDESTDAWDSIDWLVKNLSTNARVGIWGTSYPGWLTLAAMRNPHPALAAAVPFNPVVDTWKADDWFHWGAFRGVYAFDFIYGMETFTDTYSNFPYEQNELYSWMLPPKALDKSLGTRLDERHEMWQRLMEFPAYGPYWKEVAADQWFESPSRIVPALHVHGFWDQEDIYGSPAAYAALERFDTANNLNFFAAGPWYHGQHFEDGSSLGQLQFGHNTAERFREKVLSPFLRHFLHDLEPSLPYPVTVFETGSLRWQHFESWPPAVQEMQLYLQPGGKLSFSPPDRAESFTAYSSDPEHPVPFKPRPVWNMDYGNAPALKAWQRWLVEDQRFVDGRPDVRTWVSEPLTESLTLRGPVLAQLFAETTGSDADWVVKLIDVYAGVEEDFEMSGFQLMVSGEIFRGRYREDYENPVPIEPDKALLYEIPLPQVNHTFLPGHRIMVQVQSTWFPLYDLNPQTFVPSIMTAPDSAYRVQRHRIHHSASFPTYIRVYRDQSR; this is translated from the coding sequence ATGAAAACAATCCTGACCCGATCCAACCGCATTTGCCTGTTTATACTCCTTATGGCATGGCCCTTCCCGGGAGCAGTCCATGCCCGGCTGCCTGTTCCGGATGCCCCTTCTGAACCCGACTTTACGGTCCGGGAAGAGATGGTTCCTATGCGCGACGGGGTCCGGCTCTATACCCTGATCCTGGAGCCGGCGGAGCCGGCCGGACCGCTGCCTGTTTTGCTGCTGCGCACCCCGTACAATGCGAACCAGGCCCCCGGCGATCTGTCCGCATCCAGCCTCCGTGTTGTGCTCGGGACGCAATTTTTGGGACCCGATTACATCTATGTGTTCCAGGATATCCGGGGCCGCTACCGGTCCGAAGGGGAATATTTCATGTACCGTCCGCCCATGGGACCCTTCAACCGGACCAGCACCGACGAGTCGACCGATGCCTGGGACAGCATCGACTGGCTGGTGAAAAACCTCTCCACCAACGCCCGTGTGGGTATCTGGGGCACCTCCTACCCCGGCTGGCTTACCCTGGCAGCCATGCGTAACCCCCACCCCGCCCTGGCCGCTGCGGTCCCCTTCAACCCGGTGGTGGATACCTGGAAGGCCGACGACTGGTTCCACTGGGGGGCCTTCCGCGGAGTTTATGCCTTCGATTTTATCTACGGCATGGAAACCTTTACCGACACCTACAGCAATTTTCCCTACGAACAGAATGAACTCTATAGCTGGATGCTTCCCCCGAAAGCGCTGGATAAGAGTCTGGGTACCCGCCTGGATGAGCGGCACGAGATGTGGCAGCGGCTTATGGAATTTCCCGCTTACGGGCCCTACTGGAAGGAGGTGGCGGCCGACCAGTGGTTCGAGTCGCCTTCGCGGATCGTCCCGGCCCTTCATGTCCATGGATTCTGGGACCAGGAGGACATCTACGGCTCCCCGGCGGCCTATGCCGCCCTGGAGCGCTTCGATACCGCCAACAATCTGAATTTCTTTGCAGCCGGCCCCTGGTACCACGGGCAGCATTTCGAGGACGGCAGCAGCCTGGGACAGCTGCAGTTCGGACATAACACAGCAGAACGCTTCCGCGAAAAGGTGCTCTCCCCCTTCCTTCGCCATTTCCTCCATGACCTTGAACCCTCGCTCCCATACCCGGTCACGGTCTTTGAGACCGGGAGTTTGCGCTGGCAGCATTTCGAGAGCTGGCCGCCTGCTGTCCAGGAGATGCAGCTCTACCTGCAGCCCGGCGGGAAACTGAGTTTCTCTCCCCCGGACAGGGCGGAGTCTTTCACCGCTTACAGCTCCGATCCGGAGCACCCGGTTCCCTTTAAACCCAGGCCCGTATGGAATATGGATTACGGCAATGCCCCTGCCCTGAAGGCCTGGCAGCGCTGGCTGGTGGAGGACCAGCGTTTCGTCGATGGCCGGCCCGATGTACGGACCTGGGTCAGCGAACCCCTTACTGAGTCGCTGACGCTGCGCGGACCGGTGCTGGCGCAACTCTTTGCCGAAACTACCGGGAGTGATGCCGACTGGGTGGTGAAGCTGATCGATGTCTACGCGGGGGTGGAAGAGGATTTTGAGATGTCGGGCTTCCAGCTGATGGTCAGCGGGGAGATATTCCGCGGTCGCTACCGGGAGGATTACGAAAACCCCGTGCCCATCGAGCCCGATAAGGCGCTTCTGTACGAGATCCCCCTGCCCCAGGTGAACCATACCTTCCTGCCGGGCCACCGGATCATGGTGCAGGTCCAGAGCACCTGGTTCCCCCTTTACGACCTGAACCCGCAGACCTTCGTGCCTTCCATCATGACGGCCCCGGATTCGGCCTACCGGGTACAGCGCCACCGCATTCACCACAGTGCCAGCTTTCCTACCTACATCCGGGTATATAGGGATCAGAGTAGATAA
- a CDS encoding GNAT family N-acetyltransferase has product MKEMELNIIRISTEKEKTACAEIMAGSEPWITLGIYMDHIMKILNDPLHEVFAAYIKDEIVGSMVIHTKGAFPAYLKSIAVKQGPGGQELVEQMMDFIENEIFSTYKNLFLCVSSFNTEARQFYIKLGYERIGELKDYLVEGHDEILMRKTIAPILQGAPRK; this is encoded by the coding sequence ATGAAAGAAATGGAGCTGAATATCATCCGGATAAGCACAGAAAAAGAAAAAACAGCGTGTGCGGAAATTATGGCCGGCTCTGAGCCCTGGATCACCCTGGGTATATACATGGATCATATCATGAAAATACTCAACGACCCCCTTCATGAGGTATTTGCAGCCTATATCAAGGATGAAATTGTGGGGTCCATGGTCATACATACAAAGGGTGCTTTTCCTGCTTACCTGAAGAGCATCGCTGTTAAACAGGGCCCGGGGGGACAGGAACTGGTGGAGCAAATGATGGATTTTATTGAAAATGAGATTTTCTCCACCTATAAGAATTTGTTTTTATGTGTGTCGTCCTTCAATACGGAAGCCCGGCAGTTCTACATAAAACTGGGTTATGAGAGGATTGGCGAGCTGAAAGATTACCTGGTGGAAGGGCATGACGAGATCCTGATGAGAAAGACCATCGCTCCCATTCTTCAGGGAGCCCCCCGAAAGTAA